One region of Glutamicibacter sp. B1 genomic DNA includes:
- a CDS encoding esterase/lipase family protein, with translation MKIRVTPDRPLPLVRAWSWVQDSRWALYSIGHGIFRSRLPAAYATGKREPVLIIPGVFENWTMMRRLCDRINAAGHPVHVLLGLSRNTMPMAQAAAVTAAYLRENSLDQVIVLAHSKGGLIGKYLLVKDPSVSIKHLIAIASPFAGSPYARLVRHPVISGFREDDALLLELGAQVTCNTRITTITPAFDPYIPAGSALEGAQNYRVASSGHFRVLGDPAVADLVLRTIAQASSPKM, from the coding sequence GTGAAAATTCGTGTAACTCCTGATCGACCATTGCCACTGGTACGCGCTTGGTCCTGGGTCCAAGACAGCCGCTGGGCACTGTATTCGATTGGGCACGGAATTTTTCGTTCACGACTTCCCGCGGCCTACGCCACCGGAAAACGAGAACCGGTGCTGATCATCCCCGGCGTCTTCGAAAACTGGACCATGATGCGCAGACTGTGCGACCGGATCAATGCGGCCGGACACCCGGTGCACGTACTGCTGGGGTTGAGCCGCAATACGATGCCGATGGCCCAAGCCGCTGCCGTCACTGCGGCTTACCTCCGGGAGAACTCGCTAGATCAGGTCATTGTGCTCGCACATAGCAAGGGTGGGTTGATTGGCAAATATTTGTTGGTCAAAGATCCATCGGTATCGATCAAGCATCTGATCGCCATCGCATCTCCCTTCGCCGGCTCACCCTATGCTCGGCTGGTACGACACCCTGTCATCTCAGGATTCAGGGAAGACGACGCACTACTTTTGGAGCTCGGCGCACAGGTGACGTGCAATACACGGATTACCACCATCACGCCCGCCTTTGATCCTTATATCCCTGCCGGATCAGCCTTAGAAGGAGCCCAAAATTATCGGGTGGCTTCCTCAGGGCACTTCCGAGTGTTGGGTGACCCCGCCGTCGCGGATCTGGTGCTGCGTACCATCGCTCAGGCATCAAGTCCCAAGATGTAA
- a CDS encoding NADP-dependent isocitrate dehydrogenase: MAKIIYTHTDEAPMLATHSFLPIVEAFASTAGVELETRDISLAGRIIATFPDYVTEEQRIGDALAELGDLAKTPEANIIKLPNISASIPQLKAAIAELQAAGYALPDYPDNPSSDEETDVRARYDKIKGSAVNPVLREGNSDRRAPLSVKNYARKYPHSMGAWSADSKTNVATMGVDDFASNEKSVVIDADKKISIRFVGEDGEVKVLKKPFDVLKDEVIDGTVLHVAALSEFLKKAVARAKEENVLFSAHLKATMMKVSDPIIFGHVVKAYFAELFDTYGDELAAAGLNPNNGLAAILNGLDELSDEVRAGVEKLIAKGFEDGPQVAMVDSDKGITNLHVPSDVIVDASMPAMIRLGGKMWDAKGNTADTLAVLPDSSYAGVYQVVIDDCRANGAYDPTTMGTVPNVGLMAQKAEEYGSHDKTFELAANGHVQIVDENDTVLIEHQVFAGDIWRACQTKDVAIRDWVKLAVNRSRASQTPAVFWLDPQRAHDAVLITKVTEYLKEHDTEGLTIEILSPVEATKYTIDRIRKGEDTISVTGNVLRDYLTDLFPILELGTSAKMLSIVPLLAGGGLFETGAGGSAPKHVQQLVNENHLRWDSLGEFMALGASFEHLAETTGNARAQVLADTLDAATGTFLMEDKSPKRKVGELDNRGSHFYLAKFWAEELSKQDKDAELAEAFAAVAKALGENEEAIVSELAAVQGQAVDLAGYYRPDEAKTSAVMRPSATLNKALELLSK, from the coding sequence ATGGCCAAGATTATTTACACCCACACCGACGAAGCGCCAATGTTGGCGACTCACTCGTTCCTGCCAATCGTGGAGGCCTTCGCGTCGACCGCAGGCGTGGAACTTGAGACCCGCGACATCTCGCTTGCAGGCCGCATCATCGCTACCTTCCCGGACTATGTCACCGAAGAACAGCGTATCGGCGATGCTCTGGCCGAACTTGGCGATCTGGCCAAGACCCCAGAAGCTAACATCATCAAGCTGCCAAACATCTCGGCATCCATCCCACAGCTCAAGGCAGCTATCGCTGAACTTCAAGCTGCCGGTTACGCACTGCCTGACTACCCGGACAACCCATCTTCGGATGAAGAAACCGACGTCCGCGCCCGCTACGACAAGATCAAGGGCTCGGCTGTTAACCCAGTACTGCGTGAAGGTAACTCTGACCGCCGCGCACCACTGAGCGTCAAGAACTACGCACGCAAGTACCCACACTCCATGGGTGCATGGTCCGCAGACTCGAAGACCAACGTCGCCACCATGGGCGTTGACGACTTCGCTTCCAACGAGAAGTCCGTAGTCATCGATGCAGACAAGAAGATCTCCATCCGCTTCGTTGGCGAAGACGGCGAAGTTAAGGTTCTGAAGAAGCCATTCGACGTTCTCAAGGACGAAGTCATCGATGGCACCGTACTGCACGTAGCTGCACTTTCTGAGTTCCTGAAGAAGGCTGTAGCCCGCGCCAAGGAAGAGAACGTCCTGTTCTCCGCTCACCTGAAGGCCACCATGATGAAGGTCTCCGACCCAATCATCTTCGGCCACGTGGTCAAGGCATACTTCGCAGAACTGTTCGACACCTACGGCGATGAACTGGCAGCTGCCGGTTTGAACCCAAACAACGGCCTGGCCGCAATCCTGAACGGCCTGGACGAACTGTCTGACGAGGTTCGCGCCGGAGTTGAGAAGCTCATCGCCAAGGGCTTTGAAGACGGCCCACAGGTTGCCATGGTCGATTCCGACAAGGGCATCACCAACCTGCACGTCCCATCGGACGTCATCGTTGACGCCTCCATGCCAGCAATGATCCGCCTGGGCGGCAAGATGTGGGATGCCAAGGGCAACACCGCAGACACCCTGGCAGTGTTGCCAGACTCCTCCTACGCAGGTGTCTACCAGGTTGTTATCGATGACTGCCGTGCCAATGGCGCCTACGACCCAACCACCATGGGTACCGTGCCAAACGTTGGTCTGATGGCTCAGAAGGCTGAAGAGTACGGTTCCCACGACAAGACCTTCGAACTGGCTGCTAACGGTCACGTTCAGATTGTTGATGAGAACGACACCGTACTCATCGAACACCAGGTCTTCGCAGGGGATATCTGGCGCGCTTGCCAGACCAAGGACGTGGCCATTCGCGACTGGGTCAAGCTGGCCGTGAATCGCTCCCGTGCCTCCCAGACCCCTGCGGTGTTCTGGCTGGACCCACAGCGTGCCCACGATGCCGTACTGATCACCAAGGTCACCGAGTACCTCAAGGAACACGATACCGAGGGTTTGACCATCGAGATCCTGTCCCCAGTTGAGGCTACCAAGTACACCATCGACCGCATCCGTAAGGGCGAGGACACCATTTCGGTGACCGGTAACGTACTGCGTGACTACCTCACCGACCTGTTCCCAATCCTGGAACTGGGTACCTCGGCCAAGATGCTCTCCATCGTTCCATTGCTGGCTGGCGGCGGACTGTTCGAGACCGGTGCCGGTGGTTCGGCTCCAAAGCACGTGCAGCAGCTGGTGAACGAAAACCACCTGCGCTGGGATTCCCTGGGTGAGTTCATGGCTCTGGGTGCTTCCTTCGAGCACCTGGCAGAAACTACCGGCAACGCCCGCGCTCAGGTTCTGGCTGACACCCTCGACGCTGCTACCGGCACCTTCCTGATGGAAGACAAGTCGCCAAAGCGTAAGGTTGGCGAGCTGGATAACCGCGGTAGCCACTTCTACCTGGCTAAGTTCTGGGCTGAAGAGCTCTCCAAGCAGGACAAGGACGCAGAACTGGCTGAGGCATTCGCGGCCGTAGCTAAGGCACTGGGCGAGAACGAGGAAGCAATTGTTTCTGAGCTTGCAGCAGTCCAGGGTCAGGCTGTGGATCTGGCCGGTTACTACCGCCCAGACGAAGCCAAGACTTCGGCTGTCATGCGCCCAAGCGCAACCCTGAACAAGGCTCTGGAACTGCTGAGCAAGTAG
- a CDS encoding TetR/AcrR family transcriptional regulator: MGIRDQRKMETSRKIQAVALDLVEEFGLEATTVARIAEKVGISERTFFRYFDSKEAAIVPGQGEIIDALTGVEIAEGATPAEIFQQLIGSCRKHILFEVDVDSSSRLARIMINEPKLLLVATRREQELVVELSDSLRERDLVTGMQGVLIAELIASMWRVTWQNYTHAKAAGSKLTPADYFEITVKEMTQISSGFAGGAQ; the protein is encoded by the coding sequence ATGGGAATCCGAGATCAACGCAAGATGGAAACATCTCGAAAGATTCAAGCGGTGGCTTTAGACCTCGTTGAAGAGTTCGGTCTTGAGGCGACCACTGTTGCGCGAATCGCCGAAAAAGTCGGCATTTCGGAGCGCACGTTCTTTCGCTACTTCGACTCCAAAGAAGCGGCCATTGTTCCCGGCCAGGGAGAAATCATTGATGCCTTGACGGGTGTGGAAATTGCTGAGGGAGCCACGCCGGCGGAAATTTTTCAGCAGCTGATCGGTAGCTGCCGGAAACATATTCTCTTTGAGGTTGATGTTGACTCCTCCAGTCGGCTTGCCCGGATCATGATTAACGAGCCAAAGCTTCTGCTGGTCGCTACACGTCGTGAACAAGAGCTGGTGGTTGAGCTCAGCGATTCCTTGCGTGAGCGAGATTTGGTCACCGGGATGCAGGGTGTGTTGATTGCTGAGCTCATCGCATCGATGTGGCGCGTTACCTGGCAGAACTACACGCACGCTAAAGCTGCTGGGAGCAAGTTGACTCCAGCGGACTACTTCGAAATCACGGTCAAGGAAATGACGCAAATTTCTTCGGGGTTCGCTGGCGGTGCGCAGTAA
- a CDS encoding deoxyguanosinetriphosphate triphosphohydrolase family protein, producing MNTRVKTHQSGGRERAIVEPNRAGDDEFRVDVERIRFSPYFSRLSSVTQVIPQGGSGTLVHNRLTHSLKVSAVARSIAINLRSTDESTRRLISDLGGCDPVVVQAAAAAHDLGHPPFGHLGEQELDRVARNMLGLPDGFEGNAQSFRILTALDSCAATPRGMNLTRAVRAAVLKYPWTRNAWRSKGPIAPELLPRGVGTDPAAGAMKYSAYDIEAAEMADVLSVFPGIAQNQQTLECSVMDIADDIAYAVHDLDDFYRAGILQYTSVSAELRAWLENATSFQALKTSELDQRHPGHALELTWRRLVAKDPWIANADAFRDSVQRVGHDLVDGLLAVPYDGGLQADRAVTSFTRRWIDRLQESVTVDRTPIVRSGHIRLSDEAWHDVVVLKFVHSRFVLDRSDLAVYQRGQTRIIRSLAEGFSTWLNDPDDAGRAPRRLLDSVEATTEEYRQLRESNPELFSQAGPNEINRLGQARAIVDYIASFTDAQAVSLNSLLTGTSDSLWEAGRGL from the coding sequence ATGAATACTAGAGTTAAAACGCATCAGTCCGGTGGCCGCGAACGCGCTATCGTCGAGCCTAATCGTGCTGGCGACGATGAATTTCGCGTCGATGTGGAACGCATTCGTTTCTCTCCCTATTTCTCCCGACTATCCTCGGTGACTCAGGTGATTCCGCAGGGCGGTTCTGGCACGCTCGTTCACAACCGCCTGACGCATTCATTGAAAGTCTCGGCAGTAGCTCGTTCCATCGCGATCAATCTCAGATCAACCGATGAATCTACTAGGCGACTAATCTCCGACTTAGGTGGTTGTGATCCCGTAGTTGTTCAGGCAGCAGCAGCTGCCCACGACTTGGGTCACCCACCATTTGGGCATCTTGGCGAACAGGAACTCGACCGAGTCGCTCGCAACATGCTCGGTCTACCCGATGGATTCGAAGGCAACGCCCAAAGCTTCAGAATCCTCACGGCCCTGGACAGCTGTGCGGCAACTCCACGCGGAATGAACCTCACCCGAGCCGTACGAGCAGCCGTACTGAAATACCCATGGACCCGTAACGCTTGGCGCTCCAAAGGACCCATCGCTCCGGAACTACTCCCCCGCGGGGTCGGCACCGACCCAGCAGCTGGAGCCATGAAGTACTCTGCCTACGATATTGAAGCGGCAGAGATGGCTGATGTTCTCTCGGTATTCCCTGGCATTGCTCAAAACCAGCAAACGCTGGAATGCTCGGTCATGGATATTGCCGATGACATCGCCTATGCGGTGCATGACCTCGACGACTTCTACCGTGCCGGAATCTTGCAGTACACCAGCGTGTCAGCTGAACTGCGCGCATGGCTGGAGAACGCCACCAGTTTCCAAGCACTCAAAACCTCGGAACTGGATCAGCGCCACCCCGGCCATGCACTGGAACTGACCTGGCGTCGTCTGGTCGCAAAAGACCCATGGATCGCTAATGCTGACGCATTCCGTGACTCGGTGCAGCGTGTGGGCCACGATTTAGTTGATGGGCTGTTAGCGGTTCCCTATGACGGTGGCCTTCAAGCCGACCGCGCGGTCACCTCGTTCACACGCCGCTGGATCGATCGACTTCAAGAATCGGTCACCGTAGACCGCACACCCATCGTTCGCAGTGGCCATATCCGCCTGAGCGATGAAGCCTGGCATGACGTTGTGGTGCTCAAATTTGTGCACTCACGTTTCGTCTTGGACCGTTCAGACTTAGCGGTGTACCAACGCGGCCAAACGAGGATTATTCGTTCACTCGCCGAGGGCTTTAGTACCTGGTTGAATGATCCTGATGATGCAGGGCGTGCTCCTCGACGCCTCTTAGATTCCGTTGAAGCTACCACGGAGGAATACCGTCAGTTGCGTGAGTCTAACCCTGAACTGTTCTCGCAGGCTGGCCCCAATGAGATCAATCGATTAGGGCAGGCACGGGCAATTGTCGACTACATCGCATCTTTCACAGACGCGCAAGCAGTGTCACTGAATTCCTTGCTCACCGGCACCTCCGACAGCCTTTGGGAGGCAGGACGAGGCCTCTAA
- a CDS encoding formate--tetrahydrofolate ligase: MATTPGTHLSDLEIAARTVLKPIAEIAASAGIPEDALEPYGRYKAKVDPALLSAKNTKRGRVVLVSGMSPTPAGEGKTTMVVGLADALAASGTKTMIALREPSVGPSFGMKGGATGGGQSQVLPMDDINLHFTGDFHAITSANNLLMAMVDNHLHHGNKLGIDPRRITFKRVMDMNDRSLRTVVIGLGGPTDGVPRETGFEITAASEVMAVFCLATDLADLRKRLGKMTIGYSYTKEPVTVDDLGAAGALTLLLKGAIKPNLVQSIAGTPAFIHGGPFANIAHGCNSAIATNTARSLADVVVTEAGFGADLGAEKFMDIKARFADCAPNAVVITTTIRALKMHGGVSLEDLGEENLEAVRVGLPNLARHVEIIKKFGIPPVIGINQFTLDTANELKIVTDWAAENGIECATADVWGQGGAGAGELATAVLRALDSPTNFTHLYDLEQSIEEKLLSLVRDVYGGEGVDYSPKALRMLEQIHSNGWDHLPVCVAKTQYSFSDDPQSLGAPTGFRLQIRELIPKTGAGFIVAITGVLTTMPGLPQVPAALRMDVDQAGKAVGLS, translated from the coding sequence ATGGCAACGACGCCAGGAACCCACTTGAGCGATCTAGAGATCGCTGCACGGACAGTGCTCAAGCCTATTGCTGAGATTGCCGCGAGTGCCGGCATCCCCGAGGATGCGCTTGAACCCTATGGGCGCTACAAAGCCAAGGTGGATCCGGCACTATTGTCAGCCAAGAACACTAAGCGTGGACGAGTGGTTTTGGTCAGCGGAATGTCGCCCACTCCCGCCGGTGAAGGCAAGACGACCATGGTGGTGGGCCTCGCTGATGCACTGGCCGCCAGTGGCACAAAAACCATGATCGCTTTACGCGAGCCCTCCGTTGGCCCCAGTTTTGGCATGAAGGGCGGGGCCACCGGCGGTGGCCAATCTCAAGTGTTGCCCATGGATGACATCAATCTGCATTTCACCGGGGATTTTCACGCCATTACCAGCGCCAACAATCTACTCATGGCGATGGTGGACAACCATCTGCACCACGGAAATAAGCTAGGCATTGATCCACGGCGTATCACTTTTAAACGCGTCATGGATATGAATGATCGCTCCTTGCGCACGGTGGTTATCGGATTGGGTGGGCCCACCGACGGTGTGCCCCGCGAGACCGGATTCGAGATCACCGCAGCCTCAGAAGTCATGGCTGTTTTTTGTCTTGCCACGGACCTAGCGGATCTACGCAAACGACTAGGCAAGATGACCATCGGCTACTCGTATACCAAAGAGCCGGTGACGGTCGATGATTTAGGCGCGGCGGGAGCCTTGACCCTGTTGCTCAAAGGCGCCATCAAACCTAACCTCGTCCAGAGCATCGCTGGAACCCCGGCCTTCATCCATGGTGGCCCTTTTGCCAATATTGCCCACGGCTGCAATTCAGCCATCGCAACCAACACCGCACGCTCATTAGCAGATGTGGTGGTGACCGAGGCAGGTTTTGGTGCGGATCTCGGGGCCGAAAAATTTATGGATATCAAGGCACGCTTTGCCGACTGCGCTCCGAACGCTGTGGTTATCACGACCACGATTCGTGCACTGAAGATGCACGGTGGGGTATCTCTAGAAGATCTGGGTGAAGAGAATCTTGAAGCGGTGCGGGTCGGACTGCCCAACCTGGCGCGTCACGTGGAGATCATCAAGAAGTTTGGCATCCCACCGGTCATCGGCATTAACCAGTTCACCTTGGACACCGCTAACGAGCTGAAGATTGTCACCGATTGGGCAGCAGAGAACGGCATTGAGTGCGCCACGGCGGATGTCTGGGGTCAGGGAGGGGCGGGCGCAGGCGAATTGGCTACCGCAGTATTGCGCGCATTGGATTCCCCCACCAACTTCACTCACCTCTACGACCTTGAGCAAAGTATCGAAGAGAAACTTTTATCTCTGGTGCGTGATGTCTATGGCGGTGAAGGTGTTGACTACTCCCCCAAGGCACTGCGGATGCTGGAACAGATTCACTCCAACGGGTGGGATCATCTTCCGGTATGCGTCGCCAAAACTCAGTACTCTTTCTCTGATGATCCTCAGTCACTCGGTGCTCCTACTGGCTTCCGGCTACAGATCCGTGAATTGATCCCTAAAACCGGCGCCGGCTTCATCGTTGCCATTACCGGTGTGCTGACCACCATGCCTGGCTTGCCCCAAGTTCCGGCCGCGCTGCGCATGGATGTTGATCAGGCTGGAAAGGCAGTGGGACTGTCCTAG
- a CDS encoding LamB/YcsF family protein, with protein sequence MPFIDLNSDVGESFGNWKMGDDAAIFTSVSSANIACGFHAGDPSTIAQTCRDAVSANVTIGAHVGYRDLAGFGRRFLDCSATELADDVLYQLGALQALARSAGGEIKYVKPHGALYNTIVHHEIHAQAVIDAIKAFGTDLPVLLLPGSVALQKAEAAGLRAVAEAFADRNYTPEGTLVSRREANAVLHDPEAVTNNMIRLATEGTIIAVDGSTITMPAESICLHGDTAGAVAMARAVRSGLENAGVQIRSFA encoded by the coding sequence ATGCCATTCATAGACCTAAATTCTGACGTCGGCGAGTCTTTCGGCAACTGGAAAATGGGCGACGACGCAGCCATTTTCACCTCGGTCTCTTCTGCCAATATTGCCTGCGGTTTCCACGCCGGTGACCCCAGCACCATCGCACAGACCTGCCGTGACGCCGTAAGCGCCAACGTCACCATCGGCGCCCACGTAGGCTACCGAGACCTCGCAGGATTCGGCCGCCGATTCCTCGACTGCTCAGCCACCGAACTCGCCGATGACGTCCTCTACCAGCTCGGCGCCCTACAAGCCCTGGCTCGCAGTGCCGGCGGCGAAATCAAATACGTCAAGCCCCACGGGGCCCTGTACAACACCATCGTGCACCACGAGATCCACGCCCAAGCGGTCATCGATGCCATTAAGGCCTTCGGCACCGACCTGCCCGTTCTGCTTCTTCCAGGATCTGTAGCCCTGCAAAAAGCTGAAGCCGCAGGCTTGCGCGCCGTCGCCGAAGCCTTTGCCGACCGCAACTACACTCCCGAGGGCACCTTGGTATCCCGCCGCGAAGCCAATGCGGTACTGCATGATCCCGAGGCAGTCACCAACAATATGATCCGTCTGGCCACCGAAGGCACCATCATTGCCGTTGATGGCAGCACCATCACCATGCCCGCGGAAAGCATCTGCCTACACGGAGATACCGCGGGAGCCGTGGCCATGGCTCGTGCCGTACGCAGCGGATTAGAAAACGCCGGAGTGCAGATCCGGAGCTTCGCGTGA
- a CDS encoding RNase H family protein, protein MMSVPFPGSQISIVLDPDGVRRFASSERQSQPSRILAVVDRVPYTRDPSGTKHAYVPFSSAIGSDGHLAQRSERGLHFDFAVTLCDSHHRPVVTLSGTCKSGELGTAILDSIAEFTGTCRIASAAAIDIVIANSDGLGFTDLLNNPVFCLNPSWLFGANLESAVQANRDALAASRSRATVIAYTDGSLPHHGNDRGAGAMVTLQGHWATRIAPKNFSRSSLMAETTGALLALRYAPADFDLVIYSDSRAIVNAINNIVSGEIQTRQSHHNALELSIVRRSGRTRAVWVRGHAGNRYNEAADRMAVLMARHYNARIDPTQTHSLMQKILEEELAGLALAG, encoded by the coding sequence ATGATGTCTGTACCTTTCCCAGGATCTCAGATCTCCATTGTTCTGGACCCCGATGGGGTGCGTCGGTTTGCTTCCTCGGAGCGTCAGTCCCAGCCATCACGCATTCTCGCCGTCGTGGATCGTGTGCCTTACACACGTGATCCCTCCGGTACTAAGCATGCCTATGTCCCGTTTTCTTCCGCCATAGGTAGTGACGGGCATTTGGCTCAACGCAGTGAACGAGGCCTGCACTTCGACTTCGCCGTGACGCTATGCGATAGCCATCATCGTCCGGTAGTCACGCTTTCAGGAACATGTAAAAGCGGTGAATTAGGAACAGCGATTCTGGACTCAATTGCTGAATTTACTGGCACATGCCGTATCGCCAGTGCCGCCGCCATCGATATTGTTATTGCGAATTCTGATGGACTTGGATTCACAGATTTATTGAACAATCCTGTTTTCTGTTTGAACCCTTCATGGCTTTTCGGAGCCAACCTAGAATCCGCAGTCCAAGCAAACCGGGACGCTCTGGCAGCAAGTCGTTCACGAGCAACCGTCATTGCGTACACTGACGGCTCACTGCCACACCATGGAAATGACCGTGGGGCAGGAGCTATGGTGACGTTGCAAGGGCATTGGGCCACGCGGATTGCTCCAAAGAATTTTTCTCGTAGTTCTTTGATGGCGGAGACTACTGGGGCTTTGTTGGCTTTGCGTTATGCCCCGGCGGATTTTGACCTAGTCATTTACAGCGACAGTCGAGCCATAGTGAACGCCATCAATAACATCGTCAGCGGAGAAATTCAGACAAGGCAATCGCACCATAACGCACTGGAGCTTTCCATTGTGCGGCGTAGCGGGCGGACAAGAGCCGTATGGGTCAGGGGCCATGCCGGAAATCGTTACAACGAGGCCGCTGACCGCATGGCTGTACTCATGGCAAGACACTACAACGCGAGAATCGATCCGACGCAGACGCACTCATTGATGCAAAAGATCCTTGAAGAGGAACTTGCTGGGCTGGCACTGGCTGGTTGA
- a CDS encoding MDR family MFS transporter, with the protein MISEQAKGEPLAPPQLSTKQLTGIIAALALAAFTMILNETVLTVALPGIMADMNITAATGQWLTTGFLLTMSVVIPTTGFLLQRFNHRSLFMFAIISFLVGTVIAVIAPSFIFLLLARIIQALGTAIILPLLMTTTLTLVPAHKRGTIMGLNSIVIGVGPAIGPTVSGAVVHALGWHYIFALMLPIAVAVLILGAIFFKVPANARQMRVDGVSVVLSALAFGFLVYGISSIEHASTNPIPTILSFVIGLVSLAIFIKRQLRLSGQGRELLNLSAFKSRGFTLAIIMIMIAFGTMLGSLMIVPLLLESGKGIDSLKIGIMLLPGGVAQAIVSPIFGRIYDKRGPRPVLIPGAIMLAAGQWLYTTVNAETGLLVFMLIHIVFSIGLALLMTGLMSSAMASVDPRLFGHGSAIFNTGQQLGGAIGTTIFVTVMSVVANSKAEAGLDATNAQFAGAHYAFLIGAVLATIAVFIALGIKGSAAAKRS; encoded by the coding sequence ATGATCTCTGAACAGGCAAAAGGTGAACCTTTAGCCCCACCACAGCTGAGCACCAAACAACTCACCGGCATCATTGCAGCCCTAGCCTTGGCCGCCTTCACCATGATCTTGAACGAGACCGTGTTGACCGTGGCATTGCCAGGAATCATGGCCGATATGAACATCACTGCCGCAACTGGCCAGTGGCTCACTACCGGCTTCTTGCTGACCATGTCGGTAGTCATTCCAACCACCGGATTCTTGCTGCAGCGATTCAACCATCGCTCGCTGTTCATGTTCGCGATCATTAGCTTTTTGGTGGGCACGGTCATCGCCGTGATTGCTCCGAGCTTCATCTTCTTGCTTCTGGCCCGCATCATTCAGGCGCTAGGAACGGCAATCATCCTGCCGCTGCTTATGACCACCACCCTGACCTTGGTACCAGCGCACAAGCGCGGCACCATCATGGGTCTGAACTCCATCGTGATTGGTGTCGGTCCTGCCATTGGCCCAACGGTCTCCGGCGCCGTGGTCCACGCTTTGGGATGGCACTACATCTTTGCGCTAATGCTCCCCATCGCTGTGGCAGTGCTGATCTTGGGCGCGATCTTCTTCAAGGTCCCAGCCAACGCACGCCAGATGCGCGTGGACGGTGTTTCGGTAGTGCTTTCCGCACTGGCTTTTGGATTCTTGGTGTACGGAATTTCCAGCATCGAGCACGCCTCAACCAACCCGATCCCAACTATCCTCAGCTTTGTTATTGGCCTGGTATCCCTGGCAATTTTCATCAAGCGCCAGCTGCGACTCTCTGGCCAGGGACGCGAATTGCTGAACCTCTCGGCCTTCAAATCCCGTGGATTCACCCTGGCGATCATCATGATCATGATTGCCTTCGGCACCATGCTTGGCTCACTCATGATCGTTCCGTTGCTCTTGGAATCAGGCAAGGGAATCGATTCTCTGAAGATCGGCATTATGTTGCTTCCCGGTGGTGTTGCTCAGGCGATCGTTTCACCAATCTTTGGACGCATCTACGACAAGCGTGGTCCTCGTCCGGTACTGATTCCAGGGGCCATCATGTTGGCCGCTGGGCAGTGGCTGTACACCACGGTCAACGCCGAGACCGGACTGTTGGTATTCATGCTCATCCACATCGTCTTCTCCATCGGTCTCGCCCTACTGATGACCGGGTTGATGTCTTCGGCCATGGCCTCAGTGGATCCGCGGCTCTTTGGACACGGTTCTGCCATCTTCAACACCGGACAGCAGCTCGGCGGAGCCATCGGCACCACCATCTTCGTCACCGTGATGTCGGTGGTTGCAAACTCGAAGGCCGAGGCTGGCCTTGACGCGACCAATGCCCAGTTTGCCGGCGCTCACTACGCGTTCTTGATCGGCGCGGTACTGGCCACCATCGCAGTCTTCATTGCGTTAGGGATCAAGGGTTCAGCTGCCGCGAAACGTTCCTAG